A DNA window from Patescibacteria group bacterium contains the following coding sequences:
- a CDS encoding amino acid racemase, translated as MKTIGIIGGLGPETTSEFYLDLIFSCQKKNPASRPAVVIASVPLPYNIEEDLITKNQGSERYIPYLTDEAKRLEKSGVDFIVMPCNSLHIFIEEIRSAVSIPVLSIVEETVKFLKKNKFNRVGIVSTSATIENKLYENSFRENGIDYQTPNDFQQAKMGRIVLNLVNGQQNNKDREELIQIIDDFKTKNVDCVVLACTDLQLLIPKHPTLKIFDTMKIFADASVEEILL; from the coding sequence ATGAAAACAATTGGAATCATCGGTGGTCTGGGCCCAGAGACTACATCAGAATTCTATCTTGATCTGATTTTTTCCTGTCAGAAGAAAAACCCTGCAAGCAGGCCGGCAGTTGTTATCGCTAGTGTTCCTTTGCCTTACAATATAGAAGAGGATCTGATTACAAAAAATCAGGGCTCGGAGCGATATATTCCATACCTGACGGACGAAGCTAAAAGGCTAGAAAAGTCGGGGGTAGACTTTATTGTCATGCCCTGCAATTCCCTCCACATATTTATCGAGGAGATCAGAAGCGCTGTATCGATTCCTGTTCTAAGCATTGTGGAAGAAACAGTTAAATTTCTTAAGAAAAATAAATTTAATAGAGTTGGGATAGTTTCTACCTCTGCAACTATCGAAAATAAACTGTATGAAAATTCTTTTAGGGAGAACGGCATAGACTATCAAACACCGAATGATTTTCAGCAAGCCAAGATGGGAAGAATCGTTCTAAATCTTGTTAACGGTCAACAGAACAACAAAGATCGAGAAGAGTTGATTCAAATAATTGACGATTTCAAAACAAAAAATGTTGATTGTGTTGTGTTAGCTTGCACGGATCTCCAGCTGTTGATACCAAAACATCCAACCCTAAAGATATTCGATACGATGAAAATATTTGCCGATGCTTCTGTCGAAGAAATTTTATTATAA
- the cutA gene encoding divalent cation tolerance protein CutA, translating to MKKYIKITVSCATQSEIEQICDRLLKEQLIAGGDISETQSNYWWNGKIDKEKRYTLTALSVQDKKDAIIELTKKYHQDETPGIIFSYFDANKEFLDWIDQSIN from the coding sequence ATGAAAAAATATATTAAAATTACTGTCAGTTGTGCTACTCAATCCGAAATTGAGCAAATTTGTGATCGGCTTCTTAAAGAACAATTGATTGCTGGCGGTGACATCTCTGAAACTCAATCAAACTATTGGTGGAATGGAAAAATAGATAAAGAGAAAAGATATACGTTAACAGCATTATCTGTACAAGATAAAAAAGATGCGATTATAGAATTAACGAAAAAATACCACCAAGATGAAACACCAGGCATTATATTTTCTTATTTTGATGCAAATAAAGAATTCTTAGATTGGATAGATCAATCAATTAATTAA
- a CDS encoding GIY-YIG nuclease family protein codes for MERSNSPEGDPLGWPSVISFIMKYFVYMLENASKRHYIGITTDPARRLDEHNSGSTRSTRPFKPWKMIYTEEFDSRQEACKREWHLKHTKGYKEKLDIVKNYGEVA; via the coding sequence ATGGAGAGGTCGAATAGCCCCGAAGGGGACCCTTTGGGTTGGCCTAGTGTAATCTCATTTATTATGAAATATTTCGTCTACATGCTCGAAAATGCTAGTAAAAGACATTATATTGGCATAACTACTGATCCGGCGCGAAGGTTGGACGAACACAATTCTGGTTCTACCAGATCGACTAGACCGTTCAAACCTTGGAAAATGATTTATACTGAGGAATTCGATTCCAGACAGGAAGCCTGTAAGAGAGAGTGGCATTTAAAGCACACAAAAGGTTATAAGGAAAAATTAGATATTGTAAAGAATTACGGAGAGGTCGCATAG
- the alr gene encoding alanine racemase, whose protein sequence is MKINHEGIRTWVEVNTEALRTNYKTFRQLIGPECKLMAVAKSNAYGHGLTDYSTAMQDLGVDWIGVDSITEGLKLRKEGIFKPILILGYTLPEMLIEAAANNISVSISSPDQIASLRALKTENSKLKIHLKVDTGMHRQGFFVEGVEKALGEIKKMNNVELEGIFTHFAAAKNPAFPAETRGQIMEFKEAVKIAHELGMKPIRHAAASSGTILFPESHFDMVRIGISLMGLWPSKEVEAFAGEKIKLVPALSWKTIVAETKNLKRGDRVSYDFTETLHRESKIAILPIGYWHGFRRNLSSIGSVIIDGQYAKVLGRVTMDMVMIDVTEIKNVKSGDVVTLIGKDESAEITAEEMAYLSDTSWYETVTCINPLIKKFYI, encoded by the coding sequence ATGAAAATAAATCATGAAGGTATTAGGACTTGGGTTGAAGTTAACACCGAAGCCCTGAGGACTAATTACAAAACTTTTCGCCAATTAATCGGGCCAGAGTGCAAACTGATGGCAGTGGCCAAGTCCAATGCCTACGGACACGGCTTGACCGATTATTCGACCGCAATGCAGGACTTGGGCGTTGACTGGATCGGCGTCGATTCGATCACCGAAGGGCTAAAACTTCGCAAAGAAGGAATATTTAAGCCAATTTTGATTTTGGGTTATACCCTGCCAGAAATGCTGATCGAGGCCGCCGCCAATAATATCTCAGTTTCCATCTCTAGCCCTGATCAGATAGCCTCGCTCCGAGCGTTGAAAACTGAAAACTCCAAGCTAAAGATTCATCTCAAAGTTGATACGGGCATGCACCGACAGGGATTTTTTGTCGAAGGAGTAGAAAAGGCTCTTGGCGAGATCAAGAAGATGAATAATGTCGAGCTTGAAGGCATTTTCACCCATTTTGCCGCCGCCAAAAACCCAGCTTTCCCAGCCGAAACTCGCGGACAAATCATGGAGTTCAAGGAAGCAGTTAAAATCGCGCATGAATTGGGTATGAAGCCGATCCGCCACGCCGCCGCAAGTTCAGGCACAATATTGTTTCCAGAATCTCATTTCGACATGGTCAGAATCGGTATCAGCCTGATGGGACTTTGGCCCTCAAAAGAGGTGGAGGCATTTGCTGGAGAAAAAATAAAATTGGTGCCAGCGCTTTCCTGGAAAACGATCGTGGCTGAGACCAAGAATCTCAAGCGGGGCGACCGAGTCAGCTATGACTTTACCGAGACCTTGCACCGTGAGAGCAAGATCGCCATACTACCGATCGGTTATTGGCACGGTTTTCGCCGCAATTTGTCCAGCATTGGCAGTGTAATTATTGACGGTCAATATGCCAAAGTCTTGGGACGAGTCACCATGGATATGGTTATGATCGACGTCACAGAAATCAAAAATGTGAAATCTGGCGACGTTGTCACCTTGATTGGCAAAGACGAAAGCGCCGAGATCACAGCCGAAGAGATGGCATATCTTTCTGATACTTCTTGGTACGAGACAGTGACTTGCATCAACCCATTAATTAAAAAATTTTATATTTAG
- a CDS encoding D-alanine--D-alanine ligase family protein, producing the protein MEKIRIGVLFGGRSAEHEISLISGYNVMKALDHTKYDIFPIGISKTGEFYHFANDAILNIESPTTVTLATGGEEIFFSVGGFYNPKAQAKTTLDVVFPVLHGTYGEDGTIQGMLEIMDLPYVGTGVLGSAVGMDKDIMKKILRDAGITIGKFLTVTSASEITFEKATEALGLPLFVKPANAGSSVGISKVHDESEYMTALEEAFKFDNKVLVEETIVGQEIEVSVMGNEKPEASLPGKVTPTHEFYDYDAKYLDENGATFEIPAKLSDQEIANVQEVAIKAYKALSAEGMSRVDGFLTPEGKFMIIEINTIPGFTKISMYPKLWEVSGLPYSQLLDKLVKLAIDRAEKRNEILTNYSL; encoded by the coding sequence ATGGAAAAAATCAGAATCGGTGTACTATTCGGCGGGAGAAGCGCAGAACATGAGATCTCACTGATCTCCGGATACAACGTGATGAAGGCCCTCGATCATACAAAGTATGACATTTTTCCGATCGGAATTTCCAAAACCGGCGAGTTTTATCATTTTGCAAACGATGCAATTTTAAATATAGAAAGTCCGACGACTGTAACGCTAGCTACAGGCGGTGAAGAAATTTTCTTTAGCGTCGGAGGTTTCTACAATCCGAAAGCTCAAGCCAAGACAACGCTTGACGTCGTTTTCCCAGTACTCCATGGCACCTATGGCGAGGATGGCACGATACAGGGAATGCTTGAGATTATGGACCTCCCTTATGTCGGGACGGGCGTCCTGGGGTCGGCTGTTGGAATGGACAAAGACATCATGAAGAAGATTCTTCGAGATGCTGGCATTACGATTGGGAAATTCCTGACTGTAACCAGTGCATCAGAGATAACCTTCGAGAAGGCAACAGAAGCTCTTGGCCTACCGTTATTCGTCAAGCCAGCCAACGCTGGCTCCTCTGTCGGTATCAGTAAAGTCCACGATGAATCTGAGTATATGACAGCGCTGGAGGAAGCTTTCAAATTTGATAACAAAGTCTTGGTCGAAGAGACAATAGTGGGCCAAGAAATCGAAGTATCTGTGATGGGCAACGAAAAGCCAGAAGCCTCCCTTCCCGGCAAAGTCACTCCAACCCATGAATTTTATGATTATGATGCAAAATACCTGGACGAAAACGGCGCTACATTTGAGATTCCCGCCAAACTGTCAGACCAAGAGATTGCCAATGTTCAAGAAGTGGCGATTAAAGCTTACAAAGCCCTATCGGCCGAAGGTATGTCTCGAGTCGATGGATTCTTGACGCCCGAGGGGAAATTCATGATCATCGAGATCAACACGATTCCTGGCTTTACCAAGATCTCGATGTACCCAAAACTTTGGGAGGTGTCTGGTCTTCCCTACTCACAATTGCTGGACAAACTAGTGAAGTTGGCGATTGATAGAGCAGAAAAAAGAAATGAGATTCTAACTAATTATTCGCTCTGA
- a CDS encoding alpha/beta hydrolase: MPKAKGLDGTEICYDIDRQKSDCFLFFVHGAGGSLNVWKKEREYFRDKGLSTLAIDLRGHGLSDRPTKAKDYTLKKFAEDINTVIGIESITEFILVGHCFGGMISVEFHKLFPNMAKSYVLVGTGSKAPQKLRVVRTFGWPILLALNILLRLRSWLPSRGKDHRESFDKFVGTSDWNLMRIYSDISHTSFHSWLYTYENLANFDGTNILKEITVPVLIIQGENDQIFTLDCARRTNSLVSTSVLDVVPGGNHITVINDPIILAEKIYTFCKKII, encoded by the coding sequence ATGCCAAAAGCCAAGGGTCTTGATGGAACTGAGATTTGTTATGATATTGACCGCCAGAAAAGTGACTGCTTTCTATTCTTCGTTCACGGTGCCGGCGGTAGTCTAAATGTTTGGAAAAAAGAACGGGAGTATTTCAGGGACAAAGGCCTCTCGACCTTGGCGATAGATTTACGAGGCCACGGCCTCTCCGACCGTCCAACAAAAGCAAAGGACTATACTCTAAAAAAATTTGCTGAAGATATAAATACGGTCATCGGAATCGAAAGCATCACGGAGTTTATCCTTGTCGGACACTGCTTTGGTGGCATGATAAGCGTAGAATTCCATAAGCTTTTCCCGAATATGGCCAAGAGTTACGTCTTGGTCGGGACTGGCTCGAAGGCTCCACAAAAATTGAGAGTGGTTCGAACTTTTGGCTGGCCGATCCTTCTGGCCCTGAATATCTTATTGCGGCTCCGGAGCTGGTTGCCGTCAAGAGGCAAGGATCACAGAGAAAGTTTTGACAAATTCGTCGGGACAAGTGATTGGAATTTGATGCGAATTTATTCTGATATTTCCCACACTTCATTTCATTCTTGGCTCTACACGTACGAAAACCTGGCGAACTTCGACGGCACAAATATTTTGAAAGAGATTACCGTTCCAGTTTTGATAATTCAGGGGGAGAATGACCAGATTTTCACTCTAGATTGTGCAAGGAGAACAAATTCTCTGGTAAGCACCTCCGTCCTTGACGTTGTGCCTGGTGGCAACCATATCACGGTCATAAACGATCCAATCATCCTGGCGGAAAAGATTTACACATTTTGCAAAAAAATAATTTGA
- a CDS encoding DMT family transporter has protein sequence MKISKYYWFVISGATLSGLVVFGGQVLSSFGLSLAEISIIPFIISLVVLIPVIVSKRGWKINKQFLPLMIFYGFVEAIIILCEFGALKLGASVATTVFLLYTQPLWTMIFSSVILKEKISRQDIYACLLVLVGILLLANPLKLQGALPGIIVALVGGLGLSGWVVLGSYASKKNIPPLSTYFISRLFMLIFLSAIFFIMPRFTQEQEIIGWGLNFSIYVWLAIALFGIVAELFNNLCYLKGVEKVPTMKAGIIMLLEPIVGAILATIFLHQPMTLGIIIGGALILSANYLVIRKEDAK, from the coding sequence ATGAAAATTAGTAAATATTATTGGTTTGTAATATCTGGCGCAACGCTATCTGGCCTAGTAGTTTTTGGCGGTCAAGTCCTGTCGAGCTTTGGCTTATCGCTCGCCGAGATATCCATCATCCCGTTTATCATTTCTCTCGTCGTCCTAATCCCAGTCATCGTGTCCAAACGAGGATGGAAAATTAACAAGCAGTTTCTGCCATTAATGATTTTTTATGGATTTGTAGAGGCGATAATCATATTATGCGAATTTGGTGCCTTGAAACTCGGGGCATCAGTGGCTACTACTGTATTTTTGCTCTATACTCAGCCACTTTGGACAATGATTTTTAGCTCTGTAATCCTGAAAGAGAAGATTTCTCGACAAGACATTTACGCTTGTCTGCTGGTGCTAGTAGGTATCTTGCTCCTGGCCAACCCGCTCAAGCTACAGGGAGCATTGCCTGGAATTATAGTAGCGCTGGTAGGTGGGCTCGGACTGTCGGGTTGGGTGGTACTCGGAAGCTACGCATCGAAGAAGAATATCCCGCCATTGAGCACATATTTTATAAGCCGTCTCTTCATGCTGATATTTCTCTCGGCTATATTTTTCATAATGCCAAGGTTTACGCAGGAACAGGAAATTATTGGCTGGGGACTCAACTTCAGCATTTACGTTTGGCTGGCAATAGCGCTATTTGGAATTGTGGCGGAACTATTCAATAATCTTTGTTATCTAAAAGGCGTCGAAAAAGTTCCAACCATGAAAGCTGGGATTATTATGCTCTTGGAGCCGATTGTCGGAGCTATTCTGGCCACGATCTTCTTGCATCAGCCAATGACGCTTGGAATAATAATTGGTGGCGCTCTGATACTATCTGCGAACTATCTAGTAATTAGGAAAGAAGACGCAAAATGA
- a CDS encoding chorismate mutase, which translates to MNLEELRTEIDKIDGEIIGFLAKRFEIVGKIGQIKNEQGLPAYQPEREKMVLESLKGKARRLEIEDKFIDDLYEIIFAESRKIQSGKN; encoded by the coding sequence ATGAATTTGGAAGAATTACGAACCGAAATTGACAAGATCGACGGCGAAATAATTGGATTTCTGGCTAAACGTTTTGAAATTGTCGGAAAGATCGGCCAGATTAAAAATGAACAAGGCCTGCCAGCGTATCAGCCAGAGCGCGAAAAAATGGTCTTGGAAAGTTTGAAGGGGAAAGCTAGAAGATTAGAGATTGAAGATAAATTTATCGATGATTTATACGAAATAATTTTCGCAGAGTCTCGGAAAATTCAGTCGGGCAAAAATTAG
- a CDS encoding DUF475 domain-containing protein: MEILNIILVIGGLCLFETISSIDNAIINAEVLTTMGQRARKWFMSWGLIFAVFGVRGLLPWIIVWAVNPYLGPIGALTATFSSDPQIKLAIELSSPMLLAGGGIFLVFLFFHWLFLEEKNFGLPRAEQFFMQNGVWFYALISIILTVVVSMTVKEDPMLALGAVVGSTAFFITHGFKQNAERSEASLMSRNNGLSDISKILYLEIIDATFSVDGVLGAFAFTLAVPLILLGNGVGALVVRQLTLNNIDKIKKYIYLKNGAMYSILILGAIMLFDGLGAEIPQWLSPVSTFAIVGYFFYRSKKAIPAMTPPPVMTQAI; this comes from the coding sequence ATGGAAATACTAAACATAATTCTAGTGATCGGCGGACTCTGCCTTTTCGAGACGATCTCGAGCATCGATAACGCCATTATCAACGCTGAAGTTCTGACGACGATGGGCCAGCGGGCAAGAAAATGGTTTATGTCGTGGGGATTAATTTTCGCTGTATTTGGTGTACGCGGTCTCCTGCCCTGGATTATCGTCTGGGCAGTCAATCCATACCTTGGCCCAATCGGAGCGCTGACCGCTACCTTTAGCTCTGACCCACAAATTAAATTAGCGATCGAACTATCTTCTCCGATGCTGTTAGCGGGAGGCGGTATTTTCTTGGTCTTTCTATTCTTCCATTGGCTCTTTCTCGAGGAGAAAAACTTTGGCCTGCCAAGGGCAGAGCAGTTTTTCATGCAAAACGGCGTTTGGTTTTACGCTCTTATCTCCATAATCCTGACAGTCGTTGTGTCTATGACAGTCAAGGAAGATCCCATGCTAGCTCTTGGAGCGGTAGTTGGATCGACAGCCTTCTTCATCACTCACGGCTTCAAACAAAATGCTGAAAGAAGCGAAGCGAGTTTGATGTCCAGAAACAACGGCTTATCGGATATTTCCAAAATTCTATATCTTGAGATTATCGACGCCACTTTCTCGGTCGACGGAGTACTCGGCGCCTTCGCCTTCACGCTAGCTGTTCCTCTGATCTTACTTGGTAATGGTGTTGGCGCATTGGTGGTCCGACAGTTGACCTTGAACAATATCGACAAGATCAAGAAGTATATTTACCTCAAAAACGGAGCGATGTATTCTATCCTAATCCTCGGTGCAATCATGCTCTTTGACGGCCTTGGAGCTGAGATTCCACAATGGCTCTCTCCTGTCTCAACATTCGCAATTGTCGGGTACTTCTTCTATAGATCCAAAAAAGCAATTCCTGCCATGACGCCTCCTCCAGTCATGACTCAAGCCATATGA
- a CDS encoding EamA family transporter, which produces MNSPILLALLALILLGLSSAFAKKPTDKIGATKVMIFRGLFNVVILGVILIFNFPSSFSWTDLPVAILISALGYFPLLFFLKALKVGKMGIVSPVSSSYGLITALLAVVFYHEKLNGLQLFGILAVVIGIILVSINFRDFKNSHLFDRQSGIGLALLAALLWGIYFFLIKIPTQHFGTYFTSFLVEAVILISALVSLIFAKEFDLKLPDRMTASYLFLVSITVSVGVLFFYQALNTGSVAIVSAIGSSTPLIVTLYGAIFMKERLKLQQYCGMAIILIGIIGLAVTK; this is translated from the coding sequence ATGAACTCTCCTATTTTGCTGGCTCTCCTGGCGCTAATATTACTCGGACTTTCGAGCGCTTTTGCCAAGAAACCGACCGACAAAATTGGAGCGACAAAAGTGATGATCTTCCGTGGTCTGTTTAACGTAGTTATATTGGGCGTAATTCTGATTTTCAATTTTCCGTCCTCATTTTCGTGGACAGATCTGCCAGTTGCGATACTAATTTCCGCCCTTGGGTATTTCCCCCTGCTCTTCTTCCTCAAGGCTCTCAAAGTCGGGAAAATGGGAATTGTCAGCCCAGTTTCCTCTTCGTACGGGCTGATTACGGCATTATTGGCGGTCGTCTTTTATCATGAAAAATTAAATGGGCTTCAGCTCTTTGGCATTCTGGCCGTTGTGATAGGAATCATTCTAGTTTCAATCAACTTCCGTGATTTCAAGAATTCGCATCTCTTTGACCGACAAAGCGGTATCGGCCTAGCGCTATTGGCCGCGCTACTTTGGGGAATATATTTCTTTCTGATCAAGATACCGACCCAACATTTCGGGACATATTTCACCTCGTTCTTGGTCGAGGCAGTAATATTGATTTCCGCCTTGGTCTCGCTAATATTTGCCAAAGAATTTGATCTCAAATTGCCTGATCGTATGACAGCTTCATACCTATTCCTAGTTTCGATCACCGTTTCAGTTGGGGTATTGTTCTTCTACCAAGCACTCAACACCGGCTCGGTCGCGATTGTATCGGCGATCGGCTCCTCGACTCCCTTGATCGTAACTCTATACGGTGCTATCTTCATGAAGGAACGACTCAAACTTCAACAATACTGTGGTATGGCAATAATATTAATTGGAATAATCGGATTGGCAGTTACAAAATGA
- a CDS encoding HD domain-containing protein, with product MKNNIEKIFDFLRTSERLKYTKRWKNTPSMVNKETSADHSWHLALLLIVLTEENDFKLDVHKALKMALTHDLVEAIADDTDASLIHFGITTKKKKYEAELKAIEEIKKMLPSKSGKAMYDLWMEYEISETEESKFVKALDKIEGINHMLCETDKCFDTPDLIAPYPRESVEKYPALKYVYQELLKRLKPEYKKHKWEWKDSYNIE from the coding sequence ATGAAAAATAATATTGAGAAAATTTTTGACTTCCTCAGGACTTCTGAAAGATTGAAATATACCAAAAGATGGAAGAATACTCCGAGTATGGTGAACAAAGAAACAAGCGCGGATCATTCATGGCATTTGGCGCTGCTGCTTATCGTGTTGACCGAAGAAAATGATTTCAAATTGGACGTCCATAAGGCCCTGAAAATGGCTCTGACCCATGACCTCGTCGAAGCAATCGCCGACGATACAGACGCCTCCTTGATCCATTTCGGTATCACCACCAAAAAGAAAAAGTACGAGGCTGAATTAAAGGCTATAGAAGAAATAAAAAAGATGCTACCAAGCAAATCAGGCAAAGCCATGTACGATCTCTGGATGGAGTACGAAATTTCTGAGACGGAAGAATCAAAATTTGTGAAGGCTCTCGATAAGATCGAGGGCATCAACCATATGCTTTGCGAAACAGACAAATGCTTTGATACACCAGATTTAATAGCCCCTTATCCGAGAGAATCAGTCGAGAAATATCCTGCTCTAAAATATGTTTACCAAGAGCTTCTCAAGCGTCTTAAGCCTGAATACAAAAAGCATAAATGGGAGTGGAAAGATTCTTACAATATCGAATAG
- a CDS encoding DUF1653 domain-containing protein encodes MKRELKKILDFLVETEKLKLIERIPVLSDKIRRENDAEHSWHLALMVMALKDKLGLDFDLEKALQIALVHDLPEIYTGDTWPSDEKEKKEKSEKEKLSANKIFALLPEEECEKFTQLWQEYEDGKTIEAKIVKALDKICYSMQFSISNNIVYFDKDSGHTRRKEYAEPHLQFNETLTEIFDYFSEKINQEPQPAIKPGKYRHFKGNHYRVISTGKHSETGEEMVVYTPLYQSETKIWIRPASMFFEEVGSNGQTTKRFTFLG; translated from the coding sequence ATGAAAAGAGAATTGAAGAAAATCTTAGATTTCTTGGTCGAGACGGAGAAGCTGAAACTCATCGAGCGGATTCCCGTCCTTTCCGACAAGATCCGTCGTGAGAATGATGCTGAACACTCTTGGCATCTGGCTTTGATGGTGATGGCCCTCAAGGATAAGTTGGGGCTCGATTTTGATCTCGAAAAAGCGCTCCAGATCGCCCTAGTCCACGATCTGCCAGAGATTTATACCGGTGATACCTGGCCGTCAGACGAAAAAGAGAAGAAGGAAAAATCAGAGAAAGAAAAATTATCAGCCAATAAAATCTTTGCTCTTTTGCCCGAAGAGGAGTGTGAAAAGTTCACACAACTTTGGCAAGAATACGAAGACGGAAAAACTATCGAAGCCAAAATCGTCAAAGCTCTCGACAAGATCTGCTATTCGATGCAATTTTCAATCTCCAACAATATTGTCTACTTCGACAAGGACTCAGGCCATACACGGCGCAAGGAATACGCCGAACCGCATCTGCAATTTAATGAAACTTTGACAGAAATTTTTGATTATTTCTCCGAGAAAATCAATCAAGAACCTCAGCCAGCAATTAAACCTGGCAAATATAGGCATTTCAAAGGGAATCATTATCGGGTCATCAGCACGGGCAAACACTCAGAAACTGGTGAAGAGATGGTAGTCTACACTCCTCTATATCAATCAGAGACCAAGATCTGGATTCGTCCCGCCTCTATGTTCTTTGAGGAAGTTGGATCGAACGGTCAAACCACCAAAAGATTTACTTTTTTGGGATAA